The following coding sequences lie in one Alloacidobacterium dinghuense genomic window:
- a CDS encoding SGNH/GDSL hydrolase family protein — protein MPLESLNHATLRQIVHLSVGGSMIRVHVSNAFGTSPLHLIAVHVARPISPATSRIDPDSDHALTFNEHSDVLIPMGAEYISDPLNYPAAALSDLAITMQIEATPGQETGHPGSRTTSYLFSGLPASAGDLPSAQSIDHWYFLAGVDVAASSETSSIVVLGDSITDGHGATTNRNDRWTDDLASRLQHSAFANTIAVLNEGIGGNRLLADGLGPNALARCDRDVLAQNGVRYLIVLEGINDIGTLTRTAAATKAQHEDLVQRMIGAYQQIIMRAHEHGIKVIGGTIMPFMGSAFYHPDDANESDRQMVNAWIRAAGHFDAMVDFDKTMADPAHPDRLRPDYDSGDHLHPSPAGYHAMADAIPFSLFQK, from the coding sequence GTGCCACTCGAAAGTCTCAATCACGCAACGCTTCGACAGATCGTGCATCTCTCCGTTGGCGGCTCCATGATCCGAGTGCATGTCTCGAATGCTTTCGGCACTTCCCCGCTACATCTCATTGCGGTACATGTTGCGCGCCCGATATCGCCAGCTACGAGCCGCATCGACCCCGACTCTGATCACGCTCTTACCTTCAATGAACATTCCGATGTTCTGATCCCGATGGGCGCCGAGTACATCTCTGATCCACTGAACTATCCAGCAGCAGCGTTGTCAGATCTCGCGATCACCATGCAGATCGAGGCAACACCTGGCCAGGAAACCGGTCATCCAGGCTCACGTACTACTTCATATCTGTTCAGCGGACTGCCGGCCTCTGCAGGCGATCTGCCGTCCGCGCAGTCGATCGATCATTGGTACTTTCTAGCAGGCGTTGATGTGGCTGCTTCTTCCGAAACATCCTCTATCGTGGTACTCGGTGATTCAATCACCGACGGACACGGCGCAACGACGAACCGCAATGACCGCTGGACAGATGATCTGGCCTCACGGCTACAGCACTCAGCATTTGCGAACACAATCGCTGTTCTCAACGAAGGCATCGGCGGAAACCGTCTACTCGCTGACGGACTCGGACCGAATGCTCTCGCGCGCTGCGATCGAGATGTCCTCGCGCAAAACGGCGTCCGCTATCTCATCGTGCTCGAAGGGATCAACGACATCGGCACATTGACCCGCACCGCCGCAGCCACGAAAGCACAGCACGAAGACCTTGTGCAGAGGATGATTGGCGCTTATCAGCAGATCATCATGCGCGCCCATGAACACGGCATCAAGGTCATTGGAGGAACTATCATGCCGTTCATGGGGTCTGCCTTTTACCACCCTGATGATGCAAACGAGTCCGACCGGCAAATGGTCAACGCATGGATTCGAGCGGCAGGGCACTTCGACGCGATGGTCGATTTCGACAAGACCATGGCAGATCCGGCTCATCCCGATCGCCTGCGTCCGGATTACGACAGTGGCGATCACCTGCATCCGTCTCCCGCGGGCTATCACGCCATGGCGGATGCAATTCCGTTTTCGCTCTTCCAGAAATGA
- a CDS encoding ROK family transcriptional regulator, giving the protein MRHDRHGIRLIDLAELQLASSETARIINRDIVLELIRASQPISRADLARRSGLGRSTISQIVEQLIGENWVREGAMGSLPRGRRPTMVGLNEDLVAIAVDIHPKQASVALVDLNGRLLSRWPVPLTSDPEASMRLIIDCIQRMHHNAPRKSTEGIGISLPGRINPTTQRLIFAPNLKWADFDIKKLVETRMGMPVMMENDATACLLAELTFARMDGVRDAVLVAVAEGVGTCVLTNGQLVAGHNGMAGEFGHVPIDPNGPRCGCGKKGCWEVFSSSRAALRYYRELRPKGPSVPFQELLNLAEGGDSAAAQALTMQATWIGRGLRTIIAGVSPSMILIAGDLTSTWHRFGPVIEKEVATLTLAGTPPVIKPTHEGEIARLRGAAALVFQRGARRTNSTSETSSTTESA; this is encoded by the coding sequence TTGCGACACGACAGGCATGGCATAAGACTCATCGATCTGGCTGAATTGCAGCTCGCTTCGAGTGAAACAGCCCGGATCATCAACCGGGATATCGTCCTCGAACTCATCCGGGCCAGCCAGCCTATTTCCCGCGCGGACCTGGCGCGGCGATCGGGCCTTGGCAGGAGCACGATCTCGCAAATCGTCGAGCAGCTCATCGGTGAAAATTGGGTGCGCGAAGGCGCAATGGGTTCGCTTCCCCGAGGACGCAGACCAACAATGGTCGGGCTGAACGAAGATTTGGTGGCGATCGCGGTCGACATTCATCCAAAACAGGCGAGCGTCGCACTCGTGGACCTGAATGGGCGATTGCTTTCGCGTTGGCCAGTGCCGCTTACGTCGGATCCGGAAGCCTCTATGCGACTGATCATCGACTGCATACAGCGAATGCACCACAATGCGCCGCGCAAATCGACAGAGGGCATCGGCATCAGTCTGCCCGGAAGAATTAACCCCACCACACAGCGGCTGATATTTGCCCCCAATCTGAAATGGGCAGACTTCGATATCAAGAAACTGGTCGAGACGAGGATGGGCATGCCCGTCATGATGGAGAATGATGCAACTGCCTGCTTGCTCGCAGAACTTACCTTCGCGCGAATGGATGGAGTACGCGATGCCGTGCTGGTCGCAGTCGCCGAGGGTGTCGGAACCTGCGTTCTTACCAACGGACAGTTAGTCGCCGGTCATAACGGAATGGCGGGAGAGTTCGGCCATGTTCCTATCGATCCCAATGGTCCTCGTTGCGGATGCGGAAAGAAGGGGTGCTGGGAGGTTTTCAGTTCGAGCCGGGCCGCCTTGCGTTATTATCGGGAGCTTCGACCGAAAGGACCTTCTGTCCCATTTCAGGAGTTGCTCAATCTCGCAGAGGGAGGTGATTCGGCTGCAGCGCAAGCCCTCACCATGCAGGCCACGTGGATTGGCCGCGGACTGCGGACAATTATCGCCGGCGTTTCCCCAAGCATGATTCTGATTGCGGGCGACCTCACATCCACTTGGCATCGTTTTGGACCGGTGATCGAGAAAGAGGTTGCTACTCTCACTTTGGCCGGTACTCCGCCTGTGATCAAGCCGACTCATGAAGGCGAAATCGCTCGGCTGCGTGGTGCTGCAGCTCTCGTGTTTCAACGAGGAGCGCGTCGAACAAACTCGACCTCCGAAACGTCAAGCACAACTGAGTCCGCGTGA
- a CDS encoding TonB-dependent receptor — protein sequence MNGISGALIRRGLKQDLRKHCRVGHWLFSLIGLALFLVGGPLTQAQTTAQLTGTVQDNSGGMIPGAQVTLINESTSASRVVQTNAEGLYAFPALVPDSYTLKVDAKGFQVKEITGIMLHAGDQRTIPAFTLTVGSELTTVTVSAASEIISTDSGQRTNVLDSKQINNLVLVGRDTTELLKVLPGATTVSSGLTQNSPMYNDLNVSVQQSAIGNGININGAVNRGGTALLADGANIIDPGNMASSVSIVNPEMTAEVSVQASNFGADTAFGPVVVSTISKSGTDRYHGEAYFDARNSVLNANDWQSNHQGIPQGSQHYYYPGGNFGGPVPGTNKKLLFWGGYERWLQNQGNANVLKSYIPSPEMMAGDFTNDNADNQALCPQGFFATPKSSYPQGAWCNDLSGTVFPDGSSIPVNTSAAANAGNKIPAQFIDPGAQALAKIWPKANANPATTPGGYNYFEPIPNLNNGWIYRFRIDYQLGENTKIYGSYQQAYDSQLAQGNGAHLYWTPGNAIPYPGGGESEAFYGKSIAGHFVHNFNSTTTNDFMAAWAFGSFPFVQPDPSAASRTTLGYPYGKVFQTKSLNIPAYSSAGTASFPDFSQASIFENPPGQYAVKKEAPQFNDVLTKVWGAHTVKMGGFTQNTDNFQSTFSTYQDGNLTVRAGQSPNIFTGNQLGSPNNPVANFTMGVLTGYSENDSSPIADTAYQATAFFVADTWKTTRRLTLELGARVEHIGHWYDRGRVGMAVFYPDRVLPDFNAGKYAPGYYWHAIDAGVPLSGQPNRFAYFDPRIGLAYDLHGDGNTVIRGGWGAYRFVTQVNDVSGPLVTAQHVLNYNLPGQKTVMLSQLNQLAYKPCTSQCGSGSQTGFDPSDYSQPLTYAYNLTVDQRLKWNSVLDIAYVGSQTSQLSDNSEGIEGSNFAALADQNKTPIGAFFQPDPVTGVLSTNPENLGTNPGNGGGTSTGNKAADYHPYGYAYGTASAYMNQGISYTNYNALQVAWIKTAGHVNFNLNGTWSKTLGSSLQENPFDINLNYGPTAVDRPFVFNASYTYQTGKINNFNRFVNGLLGDWTISGISTWQGGGYIPAALGNGVPNFGLGLTYTGLPADAKAQGITSGIGSAAYFGTDAPVPILPALTCNPTADLKHYQRINGNCFIAPPVGSQGGQKFPYMSAGAYFNNDLALYRSFPLPFREGQQIQFRASAFNWLNHPLPGFSTLSGGPLSLAYNVDYASKTITRNYNTSTFGVMDTKTGAPYQRIIELNVKYFF from the coding sequence ATGAATGGGATATCTGGCGCTCTTATACGGCGAGGACTAAAGCAAGACCTGCGAAAACACTGCAGAGTCGGTCACTGGCTCTTTTCTCTCATCGGACTAGCGTTGTTCCTTGTCGGAGGACCGCTAACCCAGGCGCAGACCACGGCCCAGTTGACGGGGACTGTGCAGGATAACTCGGGCGGCATGATTCCGGGCGCCCAGGTAACGCTGATCAATGAATCGACTTCCGCATCACGCGTCGTTCAGACGAATGCCGAGGGATTGTATGCGTTTCCTGCGCTTGTCCCGGATTCCTACACGCTGAAGGTCGACGCCAAGGGTTTTCAAGTCAAGGAGATTACTGGAATCATGCTGCACGCCGGAGACCAACGAACGATTCCGGCGTTCACGCTAACCGTTGGCTCTGAATTGACAACCGTCACAGTGAGTGCGGCCTCTGAGATAATTTCCACGGATAGCGGACAGCGCACGAATGTCCTGGACTCCAAACAAATCAATAACCTGGTTCTTGTGGGCCGTGACACGACAGAACTGCTGAAAGTGTTACCGGGCGCTACAACGGTCTCCTCGGGTCTGACTCAAAACAGTCCGATGTACAACGATCTCAACGTGTCAGTTCAGCAAAGTGCGATCGGCAACGGTATCAACATTAACGGCGCCGTGAATCGCGGCGGCACGGCGTTGCTCGCTGACGGTGCCAACATCATTGACCCGGGCAACATGGCGTCGTCTGTCTCGATTGTCAATCCGGAAATGACTGCGGAAGTCAGTGTGCAGGCGTCGAACTTCGGCGCCGATACGGCATTTGGTCCGGTAGTGGTAAGCACCATCAGTAAATCGGGAACGGATCGGTATCACGGCGAAGCTTACTTCGATGCGCGGAACAGCGTTTTGAATGCGAACGACTGGCAGAGCAACCATCAGGGAATCCCACAGGGGTCACAACACTACTACTATCCAGGTGGAAACTTTGGCGGCCCAGTGCCTGGTACCAACAAGAAACTCCTCTTCTGGGGAGGCTATGAGCGGTGGCTGCAGAACCAGGGCAACGCGAACGTGCTGAAGTCCTACATCCCCAGTCCGGAGATGATGGCTGGAGACTTCACTAACGACAATGCAGATAACCAAGCCCTTTGCCCTCAGGGATTTTTCGCGACTCCGAAGTCAAGCTATCCTCAGGGCGCATGGTGCAATGATCTTTCCGGAACGGTCTTTCCGGACGGCAGCAGTATTCCGGTGAATACCTCCGCTGCTGCGAACGCCGGTAATAAGATTCCCGCGCAATTCATCGATCCAGGCGCACAGGCGCTGGCCAAAATCTGGCCAAAGGCCAACGCGAACCCGGCGACGACTCCCGGTGGTTACAACTACTTTGAGCCTATTCCGAACCTGAATAACGGCTGGATCTACCGCTTCAGGATTGACTATCAACTCGGGGAAAATACAAAGATTTACGGGTCCTATCAGCAGGCATACGATTCGCAACTGGCGCAGGGTAATGGTGCACACCTGTACTGGACCCCTGGTAATGCCATCCCCTACCCTGGCGGCGGTGAATCCGAGGCTTTCTACGGCAAATCGATCGCGGGTCACTTCGTACACAACTTCAACTCCACAACCACCAACGACTTCATGGCGGCCTGGGCCTTCGGCAGCTTCCCGTTTGTCCAGCCAGACCCATCAGCGGCCAGCCGGACCACGCTGGGCTATCCTTACGGCAAGGTCTTTCAGACCAAATCGCTCAACATACCGGCTTACAGCAGTGCAGGGACGGCCAGCTTTCCAGATTTCTCGCAGGCTTCTATCTTTGAGAACCCTCCAGGTCAGTATGCGGTTAAGAAGGAAGCCCCTCAGTTCAATGATGTGTTGACCAAGGTCTGGGGCGCTCACACGGTGAAGATGGGCGGATTTACGCAGAACACCGATAATTTCCAGAGTACTTTCAGCACCTACCAGGATGGAAATCTCACGGTTCGCGCAGGTCAGTCGCCGAATATCTTTACTGGGAATCAGCTTGGTTCACCGAATAACCCTGTGGCCAACTTTACGATGGGTGTGCTGACGGGTTACAGCGAAAACGATTCGTCTCCGATTGCGGACACGGCCTACCAGGCAACGGCATTTTTTGTGGCCGATACCTGGAAAACAACTCGGCGCCTGACGCTGGAGCTAGGCGCGCGCGTTGAGCACATAGGTCATTGGTATGACCGTGGTCGCGTCGGTATGGCTGTTTTCTATCCTGACCGAGTATTGCCTGACTTCAACGCGGGCAAGTACGCTCCGGGATACTACTGGCACGCCATTGATGCGGGTGTTCCGCTTAGCGGTCAGCCGAACCGCTTTGCCTATTTCGATCCGCGAATAGGTCTTGCCTATGACCTTCACGGAGACGGCAACACCGTTATCCGAGGCGGATGGGGCGCCTACCGTTTCGTCACGCAGGTGAATGATGTTTCCGGTCCGCTGGTAACCGCACAGCACGTGCTGAACTATAACCTGCCCGGTCAAAAGACCGTCATGCTGTCGCAACTCAACCAACTGGCATATAAACCCTGCACATCTCAATGCGGAAGCGGATCACAGACGGGCTTCGATCCAAGCGACTATAGTCAACCGCTGACGTATGCCTACAATCTAACCGTCGACCAGAGGTTGAAGTGGAATTCTGTGCTCGATATTGCATACGTTGGGAGCCAAACCAGCCAGCTTTCCGATAATAGCGAGGGCATTGAAGGCAGTAATTTTGCCGCACTCGCCGATCAGAACAAAACTCCGATCGGAGCGTTCTTCCAACCTGACCCAGTCACCGGTGTGCTCTCCACCAATCCGGAAAACCTGGGAACGAATCCTGGCAACGGCGGCGGAACCTCTACCGGAAACAAGGCGGCAGATTACCATCCTTATGGTTATGCATATGGCACCGCTTCCGCCTATATGAATCAAGGCATCTCTTACACCAACTACAACGCATTGCAGGTGGCGTGGATCAAGACAGCCGGCCACGTCAATTTCAACTTGAATGGGACTTGGTCGAAAACGCTAGGTTCAAGCCTGCAGGAAAATCCGTTTGATATTAACCTGAACTACGGCCCGACCGCGGTTGACCGGCCATTTGTCTTCAATGCCTCCTATACCTATCAAACAGGGAAGATCAATAACTTCAATCGGTTCGTCAATGGGCTGTTGGGAGATTGGACGATCTCCGGCATTTCCACGTGGCAGGGAGGCGGGTACATTCCCGCTGCGCTTGGAAATGGCGTGCCGAACTTTGGTCTGGGACTAACGTATACCGGGTTGCCAGCGGATGCAAAGGCGCAGGGCATTACCAGTGGTATTGGTTCTGCAGCATACTTCGGGACGGACGCTCCTGTCCCGATTCTCCCCGCACTGACTTGCAATCCAACCGCGGATCTTAAGCACTACCAACGTATCAATGGAAACTGCTTTATTGCGCCGCCGGTGGGATCGCAGGGAGGTCAGAAATTCCCCTACATGAGTGCCGGTGCCTACTTTAATAACGATCTGGCACTTTACAGGTCGTTTCCCCTGCCCTTCCGTGAAGGGCAGCAGATCCAGTTCCGGGCCAGCGCCTTTAACTGGCTGAACCATCCGCTCCCGGGTTTCAGTACCCTGAGCGGAGGCCCACTCTCGTTGGCTTACAACGTGGACTACGCCAGCAAAACCATCACGCGAAACTATAACACCAGCACCTTCGGTGTTATGGACACAAAGACCGGCGCTCCTTACCAGCGCATCATCGAATTGAATGTGAAGTATTTCTTCTAG
- a CDS encoding tetratricopeptide repeat protein — protein MEDRPSSVGFIMPLRRNPLGICLCFTVFSVATHGAQTGNSKSVKTGSLQQHYDAAQEFQRTGKLSEAAEQYRAFLADALGKLAIGYGLAQDYSNAAPLFDEALALDSDSRSLLLDYARTAFMLGEFAHAKTLATEYIRKYTGDREQLAQAHQVLGRTLLKLNQDQEARKELEAAVALDPTFANGYDLAVACLDLEDEKCAVQIFGEMQASFGDTSEIHMAFGRAYGDSDFQSRAAAEFKRAIEENPRLPSAHYSLAAILLATGGDESHMEAAETDLKKELIISPKDSKTYAALGKIAVNRKKYSEAETYLQKAISLDPQNPDAYLYLGQMYFEANRPAEAETALRQCIRLTADVSRNRYQVQNAHFLLGRLLMQKGQHDAAHAEMETARVLANKTLTQDKDKLAGLLDASDVHDVQAPKSEAGVSLTASNLDPLAMQKVEAMKEQVRPAVADSYNNLGALAATNSDYSGAVTYFKRAAAWNPSLEGLDYNWARAAFAGSQFADAILPVSRYLKSYPDDNGARSVLAISQFMTGDYHGCIETLQPVIGKADLVPQVEYAYAESMVRTGQVDSGRERLEALEKAHPEISEVHRFLGETLWHQGVKQRAIEELRTAIQLSPRDADSRFDLGKMELEGGDIAASIPALESAVKLSPNSEKFHQALAEAYTAARRPADARKEMEACELLRTRAQNGAAPHRTDAPEQ, from the coding sequence ATGGAAGACCGCCCATCGAGTGTTGGCTTCATCATGCCGCTCCGACGCAACCCTCTTGGAATATGCCTGTGTTTCACAGTGTTTTCTGTTGCGACCCATGGTGCGCAGACAGGGAATAGCAAGTCCGTCAAAACCGGATCATTGCAGCAGCATTACGATGCAGCGCAGGAGTTCCAGCGGACGGGCAAGCTCAGCGAGGCAGCGGAGCAATATCGTGCGTTTCTTGCTGATGCCTTGGGTAAGTTGGCGATCGGGTATGGGCTGGCGCAGGATTATTCAAATGCAGCTCCATTGTTCGACGAAGCTCTAGCCCTAGATAGTGATTCCCGGTCTTTGCTTCTGGATTACGCTCGAACGGCATTCATGCTGGGAGAGTTTGCTCATGCCAAGACGTTGGCGACGGAATATATACGAAAATACACGGGCGATCGTGAGCAACTCGCTCAGGCTCATCAGGTGCTTGGACGGACTCTTCTGAAACTGAATCAAGATCAGGAAGCAAGGAAGGAGCTGGAGGCAGCTGTAGCGCTGGATCCAACCTTTGCCAATGGTTATGACCTTGCCGTGGCTTGTCTTGACCTTGAGGACGAAAAGTGTGCCGTGCAGATCTTCGGCGAGATGCAGGCATCATTTGGAGATACTTCAGAGATTCACATGGCGTTCGGGCGTGCATACGGCGACTCGGATTTTCAGTCACGAGCAGCAGCCGAATTCAAGCGGGCGATTGAGGAAAATCCGCGTTTGCCAAGTGCACACTATTCGCTCGCTGCGATCCTACTGGCGACCGGTGGCGACGAAAGCCACATGGAGGCGGCGGAAACGGACCTGAAGAAAGAACTGATTATTTCTCCAAAAGATTCAAAGACGTACGCAGCGCTCGGTAAGATTGCCGTGAATCGCAAGAAATACTCTGAGGCTGAAACATACTTGCAAAAGGCGATTTCACTTGATCCGCAAAATCCAGACGCCTATCTGTACCTAGGTCAGATGTATTTTGAAGCGAACCGCCCAGCCGAGGCGGAAACAGCTCTTCGTCAATGCATCCGGCTGACAGCGGATGTTTCAAGGAATCGGTATCAAGTACAGAATGCTCATTTTCTTTTAGGTAGACTGCTGATGCAAAAGGGACAACATGATGCGGCTCACGCGGAGATGGAGACTGCACGAGTACTGGCCAACAAAACGCTAACACAGGACAAAGACAAGCTGGCGGGATTGCTGGATGCGTCGGATGTCCACGATGTTCAAGCTCCTAAGTCGGAAGCCGGGGTTTCCCTCACTGCTTCAAACCTGGATCCGTTGGCAATGCAGAAGGTCGAAGCGATGAAAGAGCAGGTCAGGCCTGCTGTAGCCGATAGTTATAACAACCTAGGAGCTCTCGCAGCAACGAATAGCGACTATTCGGGCGCTGTTACATATTTCAAACGTGCCGCTGCGTGGAATCCCTCGCTGGAGGGTCTTGACTACAATTGGGCGAGAGCAGCGTTTGCAGGGTCACAATTTGCGGATGCCATTCTGCCCGTGTCTCGCTATCTGAAGTCGTACCCGGATGATAATGGCGCACGCAGCGTTCTGGCTATTAGTCAATTTATGACCGGCGACTATCATGGTTGCATTGAGACCCTCCAGCCTGTGATCGGAAAGGCCGACCTCGTTCCCCAGGTGGAGTATGCCTACGCGGAATCGATGGTCAGGACGGGCCAGGTCGACTCAGGTAGAGAACGGTTGGAAGCACTGGAGAAGGCGCATCCGGAGATTTCCGAGGTGCATCGCTTCCTGGGAGAGACGCTGTGGCATCAGGGAGTGAAGCAGAGGGCGATCGAGGAACTCAGAACTGCGATTCAGCTTAGCCCACGTGACGCAGACTCGCGTTTCGATCTCGGGAAGATGGAACTCGAAGGCGGGGACATAGCCGCGTCGATTCCAGCGCTCGAATCGGCGGTCAAGCTATCGCCGAACAGTGAGAAATTCCATCAGGCGTTGGCTGAAGCATATACTGCTGCTCGGCGACCGGCAGACGCCAGGAAAGAGATGGAAGCTTGTGAACTGCTCAGGACACGCGCGCAAAACGGCGCCGCACCTCACCGGACCGACGCTCCCGAGCAATAA